From one Diachasmimorpha longicaudata isolate KC_UGA_2023 chromosome 8, iyDiaLong2, whole genome shotgun sequence genomic stretch:
- the LOC135165334 gene encoding uncharacterized protein LOC135165334 has translation MSNENTEDSGEPYVIVKFLNEFNEKGEVLIEMVPSSWTFLAPDDQWKCKWPEKETKCMDAMIKALHLPAADWPSFAIGKLTYAESYEQAKRRLKRAYNKSTGLESTDSECSQNRPVIMTKDMVEEILGKERSPLLSSVAEETITEIHQEESTEIQNSVRNHDESDLALTTNVNRNLGNGGLNTSECQENNVQDVNEKLEILRAQANTELKEFITEYIDATTKVILQTLSSVKRSLQYDIETKFANLTTSSNAKTTVGRQGRDSVHAILEVPLPIPTLEDFLKFEESLRIESVENQDQRQKALKKQQTLINFFESITQDSRSYESDIKTILGTLLSQAVQIKYSAMGKQVRGIGKLKFVTTRTYLCMEEMLNIKYENGNDTRKMVSVTSRWLSGAVYREGGSAERKNKKTQE, from the exons ATGTCCAACGAAAATACAGAGGATTCTGGAGAACCCTACGTCATTGTGAAGTTTCtgaatgaatttaatgaaaaaggaGAAGTGTTAATTGAAATGGTGCCATCATCGTGGACTTTTTTGGCCCCAGATGATCAGTGGAAGTGCAAATGGCCAGAAAAGGAGACAAAATGCATGGACGCAATGATTAAGGCATTGCATCTCCCTGCTGCTGATTGGCCATCTTTTGCCATTGGAAAATTAACATACGCAG AATCTTACGAGCAGGCAAAACGTCGACTAAAGCGTGCCTACAATAAAAGTACCGGATTAGAATCCACTGACTCTGAGTGCTCGCAGAATAGGCCTGTTATCATGACGAAGGATATGGTAGAAGAAATCCTTGGAAAGGAACGATCTCCTCTGTTATCTTCTGTGGCAGAAGAGACAATCACTGAAATTCATCAGGAGGAAAGTACAGAGATTCAGAACTCAGTTCGAAATCACGACGAATCAGATTTGGCACTGACTACTAATGTTAATCGAAATCTGGGCAATGGTGGATTAAATACTTCAGAATGTCAAGAAAATAACGTCCAAGATGTTAATGAGAAACTTGAGATCTTACGCGCACAAGCCAATACAGAATTAAAAG AATTCATAACAGAATACATCGATGCAACGACCAAAGTTATTCTGCAAACCTTGTCCAGTGTCAAACGCAGTTTGCAATATGACATAGAAACGAAGTTTGCTAATTTAACGACCTCTTCGAATGCTAAGACGACTGTTGGTAGACAAGGCAGGGATTCTGTGCATGCTATTCTGGAGGTTCCATTACCGATTCCTACACTGGAGGACTTTTTGAAATTCGAGGAAAGTCTTCGAATAGAAAGTGTGGAGAATCAGGATCAGAGGCAGAAGGCACTGAAGAAACAGCAGACTCTG ATAAATTTCTTCGAAAGTATTACCCAAGATTCGAGAAGCTATGAGTCGGACATCAAAACAATCCTGGGAACGCTACTTTCGCAGGCTGTACAAATCAAGTACAGTGCTATGGGAAAACAAGTGCGAGGTATTGGGAAACTGAAGTTTGTGACTACCAGAACATATTTATGCATGGAag aaatgcTCAATATAAAATACGAGAATGGTAACGATACACGTAAAATGGTCAGTGTCACTAGTCGCTGGTTGTCTGGAGCTGTATACAGAGAAGGTGGCTCTGCAGaacgaaagaataaaaaaacgcAGGAATGA